In the genome of Leptolyngbyaceae cyanobacterium, one region contains:
- a CDS encoding M3 family metallopeptidase gives MTANATITDNPLLIGKGLPPFESIKPEQVVPAFEELLAKLDSQLADLEATVTPTWGDLVEPLEKLQQPLSWSWGLVSHLMGVKNSPELRQAYETVQPKVVQFWNKLSQSKPLYEAFNALGKSENWHKLEPAQKRIVEAAIRDAELSGVGLEGEQKERFNAIQLELADLSTKFSNHVLDATKAFSLTLTTKEEIDGLPPSLLSLSAQSARAAGEENATAENGPWRITLDFPSYVPFMQHSTRRDLREKLYKAYISRASSGEWDNNPLIERILQLRQEKANILGFNSFAELSLAKKMAPSVAAVEGLLEELRSVSYDAAVKDLAELKAFAASKNAEEANHLQHWDLNFWSERQREEKFDFNAEELRPYFPLPQVLEGLFSLAKRLFGVTITSADGTAPVWHEDVRYFQIADETGSPIAYFYLDPYSRPAEKRGGAWMDECIVRAKITENGITTTRLPVAYLVCNQTPPVDGKPSLMTFAEVETIFHEFGHGLQHMLTKVDYQGASGINNVEWDAVELPSQFMENWCYHRETLFGMAKHYETGETLPEHYYQKLLAARNYMSGSAMLRQLHFSIVDIELHHRYQPGGSETPADVRHRIAKTTTVLPPLPEDAFLCAFGHIFAGGYAAGYYSYKWAEVLSADAFSAFEEAGLEDEKALASTGMRFRDTVLALGGSLHPMEVFKSFRGREPSTTALLKHSGLVAA, from the coding sequence ATGACTGCAAACGCAACTATTACTGATAACCCCTTACTAATTGGCAAAGGATTGCCCCCCTTTGAAAGTATTAAGCCAGAGCAAGTAGTACCTGCTTTTGAAGAACTGCTGGCTAAGCTTGACTCCCAGCTGGCTGATTTAGAAGCAACGGTAACCCCCACTTGGGGTGATTTAGTAGAACCACTAGAAAAACTGCAACAACCATTAAGTTGGAGTTGGGGATTAGTCAGCCATTTAATGGGGGTAAAAAATAGCCCCGAACTGCGTCAAGCTTACGAAACAGTGCAGCCAAAAGTAGTGCAATTTTGGAACAAACTCAGCCAAAGTAAACCCCTGTACGAAGCTTTTAACGCTTTGGGAAAAAGCGAAAACTGGCATAAATTAGAGCCAGCGCAAAAGCGGATTGTAGAAGCAGCAATTCGAGATGCAGAACTTTCTGGCGTAGGTTTAGAAGGCGAACAAAAAGAACGTTTCAACGCCATTCAATTAGAATTAGCAGACCTGTCTACCAAATTTTCCAATCATGTTTTAGATGCCACTAAAGCATTTAGTCTAACGCTCACAACGAAAGAAGAAATCGACGGTTTACCCCCCAGCTTACTCAGTTTATCCGCTCAATCAGCCCGTGCTGCGGGTGAAGAAAATGCCACGGCTGAAAATGGCCCTTGGCGCATTACCTTGGATTTTCCCAGTTACGTGCCTTTCATGCAGCACAGCACCCGCCGCGACTTGCGCGAAAAGCTTTATAAAGCTTATATCAGTCGTGCGTCTAGTGGAGAATGGGATAATAATCCACTGATCGAACGCATTTTGCAATTGCGTCAAGAAAAAGCAAATATACTGGGTTTTAACAGTTTTGCCGAGTTAAGTTTAGCCAAAAAAATGGCTCCTTCGGTGGCAGCAGTAGAAGGTTTGTTAGAAGAATTGCGGAGTGTAAGTTACGATGCAGCGGTGAAAGATTTGGCAGAATTAAAAGCTTTTGCCGCCTCGAAAAATGCCGAAGAAGCCAACCACTTGCAACACTGGGATCTTAACTTTTGGTCAGAACGGCAACGGGAAGAAAAGTTTGACTTCAACGCTGAAGAATTGCGCCCTTATTTTCCATTACCGCAAGTTTTAGAAGGATTATTTTCCTTAGCAAAACGATTGTTTGGAGTTACCATCACATCGGCTGACGGTACTGCACCAGTTTGGCATGAAGATGTGCGTTATTTCCAAATAGCTGATGAAACTGGTTCGCCCATCGCTTACTTCTACTTAGACCCCTACAGTCGCCCAGCCGAAAAACGCGGTGGTGCTTGGATGGATGAGTGTATAGTGCGTGCCAAAATTACCGAAAATGGCATTACTACTACTCGTTTACCAGTCGCTTATTTAGTGTGCAATCAAACTCCTCCCGTTGATGGTAAGCCGAGTTTAATGACTTTTGCGGAAGTGGAAACAATTTTCCACGAGTTCGGTCACGGCTTGCAACATATGCTGACCAAAGTAGATTATCAAGGGGCTTCTGGCATCAATAACGTGGAGTGGGATGCGGTAGAATTGCCCAGCCAATTTATGGAGAATTGGTGTTATCATCGGGAAACTTTGTTTGGGATGGCAAAGCATTATGAAACTGGTGAAACTCTGCCGGAACATTATTATCAAAAGTTGCTGGCAGCCCGCAATTACATGAGTGGTAGTGCAATGTTGCGTCAACTTCACTTTAGTATTGTTGATATAGAATTGCACCATCGCTATCAACCGGGTGGCAGTGAAACTCCGGCTGATGTGCGTCACCGGATTGCTAAAACAACTACTGTTTTACCACCTTTACCGGAGGATGCTTTCTTGTGTGCGTTCGGGCATATTTTTGCTGGTGGTTATGCGGCGGGTTACTACAGTTATAAGTGGGCGGAAGTACTCAGCGCTGATGCTTTTTCTGCTTTTGAAGAAGCTGGTTTAGAAGATGAAAAAGCACTTGCTTCTACTGGTATGCGTTTCCGCGATACGGTACTTGCTTTAGGCGGTAGTTTGCATCCGATGGAGGTGTTTAAGTCTTTCCGAGGACGGGAACCTAGTACTACTGCTTTGTTGAAACATAGCGGTTTGGTTGCTGCTTAA
- a CDS encoding heavy metal translocating P-type ATPase, which yields MTEIGVQRLESNFQVVHASSGRVRLRTPDSTLVSTLDTLAQKLRLQNGISEVRTNSSTKSLVVTFDESIITLPQMLEILREYGVSEAPKNTEPLSINKSLEASLKPAEIIPLVAGIAVTTGLGIQGWMAFPVYTIAEIATKQLMKQLDGNSALLSFTQSAKQAPDNPAEENSKFLSETEVSYRIVHQISGRIRFQIPRIASDSEYLYRLTVLAESDSRVTNVRVNTAASSIAISYDRELVADDEMQEHLINLIQSASDIILLPNLKAASIEESAESESNPWLNLTLPAISTALSLLAGPLGLPIPPLVVGGTIAISTLPVLQRTLHSILVEHRLNIDFLDLMAISITTLQGQFINPALMLLLIQIGETIREQTARSSQQQTLDLLDCLKQLVWVERNGEKQEIPVQEVQAGDTVIVYPGEQIPVDGQIIRGKALVDEQKLTGEAMPVMRKKGQVVFASTLVREGRLYILAEKVGADTRAGQIIKVMQDAPVHDTRIENYAAKVADAAVLPTLLLSGIVFAATRNVGRAAAILTLDLATGIRVSVPTTVLAALTLAARRGVLIRSGRALEKLAAVDAVVFDKTGTLTSGYPAIVSVETVSNSASSLRVLELAAAAEQRLTHPVAEAVVRYAQEKGAKILPRGKWEYEIGLGVRAEIEGELVLVGSDRFLRQAGINLDALQEKHEYLQAEGCSIIYVASNGELQGILAYRDPLRAESAEVIQILRSTQKMEIHLLTGDNKRIASGVAKELGIAQSNTHAEAFPEQKVAVVEQLREEGKTVAFVGDGINDSPALAYADVSVSFANGSDVARETADVVLMENNLHGLPEAIAIARQAMQIIHQNTGIVAIPNLAALALAATVGVPPLAATAINNGSAILAGLNGLRPLLNNGEDLDLLTADLDCDRQEPESENIPDLAEFVNGNGHGKKPIEEIVENLVQTLERNGDRKSVVSEPTNGKEVVALVPLKYVSNGICLEPLATTTELAPTNSNGKTSIQVKEKEILTPPIEVKTINGSSLAKRLNVSASTISKRKLASDFPEWSRRKDPDGIAWKYSPETKQFLAR from the coding sequence ATGACTGAAATCGGTGTACAACGCTTGGAGAGCAATTTCCAAGTTGTTCATGCTTCTTCTGGACGGGTGCGTCTTCGCACTCCCGACAGTACACTGGTATCCACCTTGGACACTCTGGCGCAAAAGCTGCGGCTGCAAAATGGGATAAGCGAAGTCCGAACTAACTCATCAACAAAAAGTTTGGTCGTTACCTTTGACGAAAGCATTATTACATTGCCGCAGATGTTAGAAATACTCCGAGAATATGGAGTATCTGAGGCACCTAAAAATACTGAACCACTGTCAATAAATAAGTCGCTCGAAGCAAGTTTAAAACCTGCCGAAATTATACCATTAGTAGCAGGAATAGCGGTGACGACCGGGCTGGGAATCCAAGGGTGGATGGCGTTTCCAGTTTACACGATCGCAGAAATCGCCACCAAGCAATTGATGAAACAATTGGATGGTAATTCTGCCTTGCTTTCGTTCACTCAGTCAGCAAAACAAGCGCCGGATAATCCAGCCGAGGAAAATAGCAAATTTCTGTCAGAAACGGAAGTGTCTTATCGGATAGTTCATCAAATTTCTGGCAGAATTAGGTTTCAGATTCCCCGCATTGCTAGCGATTCGGAATATCTGTACAGACTGACAGTTTTAGCAGAGTCCGATTCGCGAGTAACTAACGTGCGAGTGAATACTGCGGCTTCCTCCATTGCGATTAGTTATGACAGGGAATTGGTAGCAGATGACGAGATGCAAGAGCATCTAATTAATTTGATTCAATCTGCTAGTGATATCATCCTGCTACCCAATTTAAAAGCAGCATCGATTGAGGAATCAGCCGAATCGGAATCTAACCCTTGGCTTAATTTAACATTGCCTGCCATCAGTACGGCTTTATCTTTATTGGCTGGGCCATTGGGGTTACCAATTCCGCCGTTAGTGGTGGGGGGAACGATCGCAATTTCCACCTTACCAGTTTTACAGCGAACTCTGCACAGCATTCTGGTGGAGCATCGACTGAACATCGATTTCCTCGACTTGATGGCAATTAGCATCACGACTTTACAAGGACAATTTATCAATCCTGCTTTGATGCTGTTGCTGATTCAAATTGGCGAAACAATTCGGGAACAAACCGCTCGTTCTTCTCAACAGCAAACTCTCGATTTGTTGGATTGTTTAAAACAATTAGTTTGGGTAGAACGGAACGGCGAAAAACAAGAAATTCCCGTGCAAGAAGTGCAAGCGGGAGATACGGTAATTGTTTATCCAGGAGAACAAATTCCCGTAGATGGTCAAATTATTCGCGGCAAAGCACTAGTTGACGAACAAAAGCTTACTGGTGAAGCAATGCCGGTGATGCGAAAGAAAGGACAAGTTGTTTTTGCATCTACTTTAGTCAGAGAAGGCAGACTTTATATTCTGGCGGAAAAAGTCGGTGCGGATACTCGCGCCGGACAAATTATTAAAGTGATGCAAGATGCACCAGTTCACGATACCCGCATTGAAAATTACGCGGCAAAAGTAGCGGATGCAGCGGTACTTCCTACCTTACTTTTGTCGGGAATCGTGTTTGCTGCTACTAGAAATGTAGGTAGAGCAGCAGCTATTTTAACCCTCGATTTGGCAACGGGAATTCGCGTTTCCGTACCGACAACCGTGTTGGCAGCACTGACTCTTGCCGCACGGCGCGGCGTTTTAATTCGCAGCGGACGAGCGTTAGAAAAATTAGCGGCAGTAGATGCGGTGGTATTCGATAAAACGGGTACTCTCACTTCAGGATATCCCGCGATTGTCAGCGTGGAAACTGTTAGTAATTCCGCGTCATCTTTGCGGGTATTGGAATTGGCAGCCGCCGCAGAACAACGGCTGACTCACCCAGTGGCGGAAGCGGTGGTACGCTACGCCCAAGAAAAGGGAGCCAAAATATTACCTCGTGGCAAGTGGGAATATGAAATCGGTTTGGGAGTGCGTGCCGAAATTGAGGGAGAATTAGTTTTGGTGGGGAGCGATCGCTTTTTGCGCCAAGCCGGAATTAACCTCGATGCACTGCAAGAAAAACACGAATACTTGCAAGCAGAAGGTTGCTCGATTATCTACGTCGCTAGTAACGGCGAATTGCAAGGTATACTTGCTTACCGCGATCCGTTACGTGCGGAAAGTGCAGAGGTAATTCAAATTCTCCGTTCTACTCAAAAAATGGAGATTCACCTGCTCACGGGAGATAATAAACGCATCGCCAGTGGAGTTGCAAAAGAGTTAGGAATCGCACAAAGCAATACTCACGCCGAAGCTTTCCCCGAACAAAAAGTCGCTGTAGTGGAACAACTGCGGGAAGAAGGGAAAACGGTTGCTTTTGTCGGCGATGGCATTAATGATTCTCCCGCTTTAGCTTATGCCGATGTTTCCGTTTCCTTTGCAAATGGTTCCGATGTGGCGCGAGAAACGGCAGATGTCGTATTGATGGAAAATAATTTACATGGTTTGCCGGAAGCGATCGCGATCGCGCGTCAAGCAATGCAAATTATTCATCAAAATACAGGAATTGTTGCTATCCCCAATTTAGCTGCCTTAGCTTTAGCAGCTACGGTTGGCGTTCCACCATTAGCCGCCACCGCGATTAACAATGGTTCGGCAATTTTAGCTGGATTGAATGGTTTAAGACCGCTTCTTAATAATGGCGAAGATTTAGATTTACTGACAGCCGATTTAGATTGCGATCGCCAAGAACCTGAAAGCGAAAATATCCCCGATTTGGCGGAATTTGTTAATGGTAACGGTCATGGCAAAAAGCCGATTGAAGAAATAGTTGAAAACTTAGTTCAAACTTTAGAAAGAAATGGCGATCGCAAATCAGTTGTCAGCGAACCAACCAACGGTAAAGAAGTAGTAGCGCTAGTTCCACTAAAATATGTTTCCAACGGAATTTGCCTGGAACCTTTAGCAACTACCACTGAATTAGCACCCACTAACAGCAATGGTAAAACCTCCATTCAGGTGAAAGAGAAAGAAATTCTCACACCACCAATTGAAGTTAAAACTATCAACGGTAGCAGTTTGGCTAAACGGTTGAATGTCAGCGCCAGTACCATTAGCAAAAGAAAGCTAGCATCCGACTTTCCAGAGTGGAGTCGTCGCAAAGACCCCGATGGTATTGCTTGGAAATATTCGCCAGAAACTAAACAGTTTCTAGCTAGGTAA
- a CDS encoding WD40 repeat domain-containing protein, producing the protein MELELGLKLLVEGLPAIAQIFTAIQEERLAQLKHEQAKEIENLRPPMKWANSPENWQTDSKNSSHQLATYDRESIKIAAYKREPNQANAEVQKILNNWPLRLFPSQILASHSSERPRPLRIFVSPMVGTTHGSSIPGFGEIDRVIPEIELNLTQGLRAFLSKNYPLNSQERPTEFLAECWESNCFHREASIKYLFEMLKAEPTLILETEIVGDYLNVRIAYWGMGHNNYCYQTIINQLSYRELIYASAKNRAVKWRETANQLLKLGESLEEVNKLGGDNAINLQLLEKEEKWKQNGIDISLIPPQYRVNNQDLAAVTEFLVTCHCLVAAWVADAHHLVHYDVPPLLPKLLPSLTKDIAHDQVQEVIKTIISGYQDIFQTLENERPLYVSDLAVNLAHSLTVLSDKSWAYQLVNYSLKLWLKEHQISAEETNLSLETIQSPLTVEDQKYLENLKECLVALGDEKGVAQVCCLLTVVENLRGKIILKNAAPVQVEEEKKIIKVYSSLPQKSNLKRKALLETVSLTHTLTGYSGRASSIAVTLDGHSIASGSDDNTIKLWHLGTGELLHTFTSDTGRILTITISPDGQILASSNRTSDRSYINVWHLGTGKLIGTLPGHKKWIYSLAISPDRQTLISGSHRIKIWHLGTGELISTLTGHKKWIYSLAISPDGQTLVSSSGDKTIKIWHLPTGELLHTLTGHSDWVRTVAISPDGQMIASGSDDNTIKVWDLHTGKLLRTFIGHSDWVLTVAISPDGQTLISGSKDNTIKLWHLDSGTMLRTLTGHQKWVYSLAVSPDGQTIASGSEDKTIKIWRAI; encoded by the coding sequence ATGGAACTAGAACTAGGATTAAAGTTGCTAGTGGAAGGTTTGCCAGCGATCGCACAAATATTTACTGCTATTCAAGAAGAAAGGCTGGCTCAACTCAAGCACGAACAAGCCAAAGAAATAGAAAACCTGCGTCCTCCCATGAAATGGGCGAATTCTCCAGAGAATTGGCAAACTGACTCGAAAAATTCATCCCATCAATTAGCAACTTACGATCGAGAAAGCATCAAAATAGCAGCTTACAAGCGAGAACCAAACCAGGCAAACGCAGAAGTTCAAAAAATACTTAATAATTGGCCTTTACGTTTATTTCCTTCCCAAATATTAGCATCCCACAGTAGCGAACGGCCAAGACCGCTTCGCATTTTTGTTTCACCGATGGTAGGGACAACTCATGGGTCATCCATACCTGGTTTTGGAGAGATCGATCGAGTAATTCCAGAAATCGAGCTAAATTTAACCCAAGGCTTAAGGGCATTTTTGAGTAAAAATTATCCCTTAAACAGTCAGGAAAGACCGACTGAATTTTTAGCAGAGTGTTGGGAAAGTAACTGCTTTCATAGGGAAGCAAGTATTAAATATTTGTTTGAAATGTTGAAAGCCGAACCCACTTTAATTTTAGAAACCGAAATAGTGGGAGATTATTTAAACGTCCGCATTGCCTACTGGGGAATGGGACATAATAACTATTGCTATCAAACAATTATCAATCAATTATCATATCGAGAATTAATTTACGCATCTGCAAAAAATCGCGCTGTCAAGTGGCGAGAAACTGCTAATCAACTTTTAAAATTAGGTGAAAGCTTAGAAGAAGTTAACAAGCTGGGTGGTGATAACGCGATTAATTTGCAACTTCTAGAAAAAGAAGAAAAATGGAAACAGAACGGCATTGATATTAGCTTAATACCTCCGCAATATCGCGTTAATAATCAAGATTTAGCAGCAGTTACCGAATTTTTAGTTACTTGTCATTGTTTAGTAGCTGCTTGGGTAGCAGATGCACATCATTTAGTTCATTATGATGTGCCTCCTCTGTTACCTAAATTATTACCTAGTTTGACAAAAGATATCGCTCACGACCAAGTACAAGAAGTAATTAAAACAATTATTTCTGGCTATCAAGATATCTTTCAAACTTTGGAGAACGAAAGACCGCTTTATGTCAGCGACTTGGCTGTGAATTTAGCTCATAGCTTAACTGTCCTGTCAGATAAAAGTTGGGCATATCAGTTAGTCAATTACTCTCTCAAACTTTGGTTAAAAGAGCATCAAATATCGGCTGAGGAAACTAATTTATCTTTAGAAACGATTCAATCGCCGCTCACTGTAGAAGACCAAAAATATTTAGAAAATTTGAAAGAATGTTTGGTTGCTTTAGGAGATGAAAAAGGAGTTGCCCAGGTTTGTTGCTTGCTAACTGTAGTAGAAAATTTGAGAGGCAAAATCATCCTCAAAAATGCCGCTCCCGTGCAAGTAGAAGAGGAGAAAAAAATCATCAAAGTTTATAGCAGCTTGCCGCAAAAATCAAATTTAAAGCGGAAAGCTCTGCTAGAAACTGTTTCTCTTACTCATACTCTCACGGGATATTCCGGCAGGGCTTCTTCGATCGCAGTTACCTTAGATGGACACAGTATCGCCAGCGGTAGCGATGACAACACGATCAAGCTTTGGCATTTGGGAACGGGGGAATTACTGCATACTTTCACCAGCGATACCGGACGGATTTTAACAATTACGATTAGCCCTGACGGGCAGATTTTAGCTAGTAGTAATCGCACTAGCGATCGCAGTTACATCAACGTCTGGCATCTCGGTACCGGTAAACTGATCGGAACTCTACCAGGACACAAAAAATGGATTTATTCCCTCGCCATCAGTCCTGACAGACAAACCTTAATTAGTGGCAGCCACCGGATCAAAATTTGGCATCTCGGAACTGGGGAATTAATATCTACTTTAACCGGACATAAAAAGTGGATTTATTCCCTCGCGATTAGCCCGGATGGACAAACTTTAGTAAGCAGTAGCGGAGATAAAACAATCAAGATATGGCATCTCCCAACAGGTGAATTACTGCATACTTTAACCGGACATTCCGACTGGGTAAGAACTGTTGCTATTAGCCCCGACGGACAGATGATTGCTAGTGGTAGCGATGATAATACCATTAAAGTTTGGGATTTGCATACTGGTAAATTATTGCGTACTTTTATCGGGCATTCAGATTGGGTTTTAACTGTAGCGATTAGCCCGGATGGACAAACTTTAATTAGCGGAAGTAAGGACAATACTATTAAGTTATGGCATCTAGATAGTGGAACGATGTTACGTACTTTAACAGGACATCAAAAGTGGGTTTATTCTCTAGCTGTTAGCCCGGATGGGCAAACTATTGCTAGTGGTAGTGAAGATAAGACGATCAAGATTTGGCGAGCAATTTAA
- a CDS encoding carbon dioxide-concentrating mechanism protein CcmK translates to MPVAVGMVEVKGLPPALAVADAMVKAARVTLVYVEKVSSARYTVIVRGDVSEVQTSVAAGVDSVSRVNTQEDLLLSYHVIPRPHANVETVLPIYYRSAVEQFRF, encoded by the coding sequence ATGCCAGTAGCGGTCGGTATGGTTGAAGTAAAAGGCCTTCCTCCCGCTTTAGCAGTGGCAGACGCGATGGTTAAAGCCGCCCGCGTGACACTGGTCTATGTAGAAAAGGTGAGTAGCGCTCGCTACACGGTCATCGTGCGGGGGGATGTTTCTGAGGTGCAAACCTCTGTGGCAGCTGGAGTAGATTCTGTATCGCGAGTGAATACGCAAGAGGACTTATTGCTCTCGTATCATGTGATTCCTCGTCCTCATGCAAATGTGGAGACTGTTTTGCCAATCTATTACCGAAGCGCAGTCGAACAGTTCCGATTTTAA
- a CDS encoding DedA family protein yields MSLEFISLENIQELAHQYGYWVVFLGILLENIGIPLPGETITIAGGFLAGSGELNYWFVLGSAILGAFLGGICGYGVGRYGGWPLLVNAGKIFRVREEKLLELKQDFSKNAGKTVFIGRFIALLRIFASPLAGIAEMPFLKFLAYNLAGATAWASVMVTLSFFAGRVVPLAQLVTWVAQFAVVALLLVIAWIFVPLWLESRQVKQTYGKELKQPD; encoded by the coding sequence ATGTCTCTTGAATTTATATCGCTCGAAAACATCCAGGAACTAGCACATCAATATGGCTATTGGGTTGTGTTTCTGGGAATTCTGCTAGAAAACATAGGCATTCCCCTGCCTGGTGAAACAATTACGATCGCGGGAGGATTTCTCGCTGGCAGTGGAGAACTAAATTACTGGTTTGTCCTGGGTAGCGCTATACTAGGAGCGTTTCTCGGTGGTATTTGCGGTTATGGAGTAGGCAGATACGGCGGTTGGCCTTTACTAGTAAATGCTGGAAAAATCTTTCGGGTACGAGAAGAAAAACTGCTGGAACTGAAGCAAGATTTTAGCAAAAACGCCGGAAAAACAGTATTTATCGGTCGTTTCATTGCACTGCTGCGGATTTTCGCCAGCCCCTTAGCAGGCATTGCGGAAATGCCCTTTCTCAAGTTTCTTGCTTATAACTTAGCTGGCGCAACAGCTTGGGCATCCGTGATGGTAACCTTGTCATTCTTTGCAGGGCGAGTTGTTCCCTTAGCACAACTAGTTACTTGGGTAGCTCAATTTGCTGTAGTAGCTTTACTACTAGTAATTGCTTGGATTTTCGTACCTCTTTGGTTAGAATCTCGCCAAGTAAAACAGACATACGGTAAGGAATTAAAGCAACCAGACTAA
- a CDS encoding DUF5132 domain-containing protein, with protein sequence MALEDIFKGFKDVGTPGLAVGLGAAVLAPVLIPVLAQIGKPLAKAAIKEGLSLYEKGKEALAEASEVFEDMIAEAKAELADEQKQAKANLTNGHPEAVPIE encoded by the coding sequence ATGGCACTAGAAGATATCTTCAAAGGATTTAAAGATGTTGGAACACCTGGTTTAGCAGTCGGTCTGGGAGCAGCAGTACTAGCACCCGTACTAATACCCGTTTTGGCACAGATTGGTAAACCTTTAGCAAAAGCTGCCATCAAAGAAGGGCTTTCCCTCTATGAAAAAGGTAAGGAAGCATTAGCAGAAGCATCAGAAGTTTTTGAGGACATGATAGCGGAAGCGAAAGCTGAATTAGCTGACGAACAAAAACAAGCAAAAGCTAATTTAACTAACGGTCATCCGGAAGCTGTTCCGATCGAATAA
- a CDS encoding ATP-binding protein, with amino-acid sequence MLKQTKAKKIAPKAKLQTEDGLHDYLTGNSLSIEMQMQKEIEKLKEELAASEARFHNVIAKSADGIVIVNQKGTVSFVNRCAESLFNCEAEELLGKDFFGCLVVEGTSCQMDTEIIAGVGETATEDKICVVQTHVEVIRQDRQELLAEMRVVETEWEGEGAYLVSLRDITERKQTEAALRRSEARFREQATQLKETLNELQRTHEQLVQSEKMSSLGLLIAGIAHEINNPVNFINGNLEHINQYTRELLGLLKLYQHHYPYPIREIQTEKESVDLDFIIDDLPKILSSMKLGVERICQIVVSLRKFTRIDEAEMKPLDIHEGIDSTLLILQNRLTCQVGAKERGKVNPQIRIVKEYSQIPEVECYGGSINQVLMNIISNAIDALEDYNLQRSPEEIATDPSIIKIRTQMCDRDYVTIKITDNGPGIIEDIKKRIFDPFFTTKPVGKGTGLGLSISYQIIVDKHGGELKCNSQVGQGTEFSIKIPIRQPRKNQGDSAEG; translated from the coding sequence ATGCTTAAACAAACGAAAGCAAAAAAAATAGCACCGAAAGCAAAGCTGCAAACTGAAGACGGTCTACATGACTATCTGACAGGTAATTCTCTTTCAATAGAGATGCAGATGCAAAAAGAAATAGAGAAGCTCAAAGAGGAGTTGGCGGCGAGCGAAGCCAGATTTCATAATGTAATAGCTAAAAGTGCTGATGGTATAGTGATAGTCAATCAAAAAGGAACTGTCAGTTTTGTCAATCGGTGCGCCGAATCTCTCTTTAACTGCGAGGCTGAAGAACTATTGGGAAAAGATTTCTTCGGTTGTCTGGTAGTTGAGGGAACCAGTTGCCAAATGGATACAGAAATTATTGCAGGAGTGGGAGAAACAGCTACCGAAGATAAAATTTGCGTAGTCCAAACTCATGTAGAGGTGATCCGCCAGGATCGCCAAGAACTTTTAGCAGAAATGCGGGTGGTAGAAACGGAATGGGAAGGGGAAGGAGCTTATCTGGTTTCTTTAAGAGACATTACGGAACGGAAACAAACAGAAGCAGCATTACGTCGCTCGGAAGCGCGATTTAGAGAACAAGCAACCCAATTAAAAGAAACTTTAAACGAATTACAACGCACCCACGAACAGTTAGTACAAAGCGAAAAAATGTCTAGCCTGGGCTTACTGATTGCCGGGATTGCTCACGAAATTAATAATCCCGTTAACTTCATTAACGGTAACTTGGAACACATCAATCAATATACGCGAGAATTGTTGGGATTACTCAAACTGTATCAGCACCATTATCCTTATCCAATAAGAGAAATCCAAACGGAAAAAGAGTCTGTAGACTTGGATTTTATTATTGATGATTTACCGAAAATTTTATCTTCCATGAAATTGGGAGTGGAGCGGATTTGTCAAATTGTAGTGTCATTAAGAAAATTTACCCGCATTGACGAAGCGGAAATGAAACCGCTCGATATTCATGAAGGAATTGATAGTACGCTGCTAATTTTGCAAAATCGCTTAACTTGCCAGGTAGGAGCCAAAGAAAGAGGAAAGGTAAATCCACAGATTAGAATAGTTAAAGAATATAGCCAAATCCCGGAAGTAGAATGCTATGGGGGTTCGATTAACCAAGTATTGATGAATATTATCAGTAATGCTATTGATGCTTTAGAGGATTATAATCTACAGCGATCGCCTGAAGAAATTGCCACCGATCCCAGTATAATTAAAATCCGCACCCAAATGTGCGATCGCGATTACGTAACAATTAAAATTACTGACAACGGGCCTGGGATAATCGAGGATATAAAAAAACGAATATTCGACCCGTTCTTTACCACCAAACCAGTCGGAAAAGGTACGGGTTTAGGTTTATCTATTAGTTATCAAATTATTGTCGATAAACACGGCGGCGAATTAAAATGTAATTCCCAAGTCGGTCAAGGAACGGAATTCTCGATTAAAATTCCCATTCGGCAACCCCGGAAAAATCAAGGAGATTCGGCTGAAGGATAA